The segment GTGGATCCCGGTGGAACACGTACTTGTTCTTCGCCGCCCCGCCCCGGCCAGACGGACGGAAACGCCACTCGTTCAGTGCCTCCCCGTCGTACCAGAGATTTCTGATTTTTACGCCGCGTCGGCCGTGAATCATCACCCGATGAGTAGGAAGCAGTTGGTAGTACAACTCCGCCGGCGGGATCTGCAGTGCAAAGCCGCCCTGGGCCATGGACGCCGCGACCAGGGTATTCGGACTGTGATCACCAGCAGGATCCCAACTGGGTGCGTAGGAACCGAACCTGCGGTTCTGCCAGATCCTGACGACCCAGGTGGCAATCAAGTGCTCCATCTCCGCCACGGTGATGCATGCGTCACTTTCCGGATCGATGCCGCGATCTGAGCTGTCGACGCCCTGGTAGCCCGGAAGAATCCGGAACAGCAGGGACTGGATCGCGCCGAAGGCTCGCTCCACCGCCTGCTTGTCGGTCGGCCGCAGCACCCGACTCGGCCGGATCGTCGCGCCGATCACCCGCTGAACCTCGATCAGGTGGTGATTCTTGTACACCGAGCCGTGGTCGGTGGTCACGGTCTCCGGGGCGAAGAACGGTAGCCCAGCGACCTTGCCATCAGTGAATTCCGCGATCACGCTGCCGAGGACCCCGGGATAGGCCCACGCCATCTCCTCGCCCCAGTCCGGGCGCATGGGCAGCGGCATCATGACGTCCCGCAAGATCATGGCGACGTCTACTGAGGTGTCCGAGACCAACGTGAGTCGGAAAGCCACGATCGAATGCGTGTATACGTCCAGAGCCAGCGTCAGATGCACTGACACCGGGTCGCCAAAGACCTGCTCACGGACTTTGACCGGGAGTACCGTCGTGTCGAGCGCCACTACTTGCCCGGGCCGACTGACCACCACGTGCCTACCTGTCGCCACCGCTTGAGCCCGTGCAGCTGAAACGGCATAGCGCTGACGGGCTCCGGTTGATCCGAACCACTCCTTCCACACGACCCGGAGGGTTTCGTAACTGGGTACCGGCTCGTCCTTCCCGAACTCCTCGCGTACGTACTGATGGATCAGCCGTTCACGGTCTTTTGCTGTCAGCTTGGAGCGGTGCAGGGTCTCGTGGCGTACCGCAAAGATCGCCTCACGTACCGCGGCTGAGATCTGACGGCCGGTCGCCTCCCGCAGCCACCGGTCGTCCGCACATCCCACCGGCCCGAAGCGGCGGCGGTCCAGATCCCAGCGGATCAGAGTGCGGTAGCTGACCTTGTCCAAGCAGTGGGCGGCGGCCAGATCCGGGTTGCGTATCGTGTCCTGCCGCAGCTCCCGCACCTTGGCATGACGGCGCTCGGTCAACGTGGTGGAGTTCGGATCGTATTGCGGCTTCGGCTCTCCGGGGAGCGCGTTCAGCGGATCACCGCTGCGAAACCCGGTCTCCACCTCCCGCAAATGGTCCACCCGCAACATCACGAGTGGCCGCTTGCTCGGCGGCAGATCGAGAACGCCCTTTGGCTGCCGCCCGCGGCTGGCGGCCGGAAGGTCCTTCCTCGTTCGTGTCGACGGCCTGATGTTCGGATGGTGCATCAACTGCCGCACCGACGTCTTCCAAGCCTCATGCTCGGGCCGGACCAGCACCACCTTTCCGACTTGGGGTTGAAATGCCTCCACTGTCCACGGCACGCCGTTCACGACGAACTCGTTTCCCGGCGAGAGGTCCCAGGCAACCGCAGCGGTCACTGTCACCAACTCCCACTCGCCGGGCGGCGAGAGAGGGACAGGCGGATCGTGCTCGCGTCGGTCAGAGGGCCAGAAATCTGCAGGCCCAATTGGCGATGCCACAACAGATGGATCGCATGAGCCCGGGCAACGGCTTCCAGGCTGCAGCGCCTTACCAGGGTCCCGAACGGCTGTGGACCGTCTTCTGCCGCCAGAAGCAGCTGCTCCTGTAGCCGCAGTGGGTCGGTCAAGTGCCTTCGTCCGGCGGACAGCGTATCGATCAGGCCTACTACATGGTCGTGCCAACCAGCAACCACCGCGTAGTTCCACCCAGCAACCAGGGCGACCTCGGCCGCAGCGGCGAACTTGACCTCGTCCTCAGGTTCTATCCGTGCTGAAGGCCGCACATCGATGAGCCACGGCGTGTCGTCGGTCAGCAGAAGATAGTCCGGGATGTGCTCGACGCTGCCGTTGACGCTCTGGAAGCGCAGACGGAACGGTTGAGTCAGCGCCTCCACAAGAGATCCTGAGAAGTCAGCTGCCAGAAGGAGGAGTTCCTCCTCGAAACTCTCGAAACCGTGGTGACGGTCGGTACTGACCAGATATCCAAGGCCGGGGCGATGCCACTGATCGGTACGCCAAGTGAAGCGGCGCACAGGAACACTTGAGAGCACGTCGACCTCGCCCAGGTTCCTGACGGTGCAACCGACGAGCGTCCGTCCGAAACGCCACGCCGTAGTCCACCGGGCAGTCCAGTCCGACGGCATGGCCAGTTGACTGACGGCGTCAGCTGAGATGGCATGCATTCGGGCGAGATCGCGCAATGTCGATGTGTCCGACCAGGGGACAGTAGCGCTCGATGCGCCAACTGGCGAGTGATCGAGCAGCGGGGGCTGGGGAGCCACGTCTCCGCCTTACATGCCAAGAGTGCGATGGATTACGAAGATCATCTTAAGGGCCTCTGGATCTTCGTAACGCCGCCTCATCGCACCGGGATACCAGGGGTGCGCCTCCCACGGTCATCACGCAGCACCCTTGCTGGGCGGTCTCAGGGAGATGTCCCGAGGTGCTGAGCCCCCCACTGATCAAGTCCAGCAAAGGCTGACGGTCCAACCAGGGGGCGCGTAGGCCGGAGGTGAGTCGCCATATGGCAGTGATCTGAGCGGGGAAGAGCGGAGGCCCCCGCGACACGCTCACCCGAGCAGCGTCGTCGGCAGATAGAAGACCGCCGCCCCGTTTTCGAGGGAGTGAGCCTTTTCAGCGTGGCCACCGATCGGGTGATGACCTTGGTGCCCGCAACGGACAGGGCTCCCGTGCCGTTGGGTGAGGTGTTCGAAGTCTCAACCTGCCGGTCCAGGAGCCCTGTTGGTTCCCTATCCTGCCGCACTCGACCTGCCTCATGCGCTGGTCGAGTGGGTCACGATGCTTATCGTCACCCGCGAGGGTGACCGCCGCTGCAAGCTCCCGCCGCACCAGCGCGCCCTCGTCGCTCTCGCCTACCTGCGCAAGCACGAGACTCTCGCGCAGATCGCCGCCGGGTTCGGCATATCCGTCGGCACCGCCCACGCCTACACCACCGCCGTCGTGCGGCTCCTCGCCGACCGGGCGCCG is part of the Streptomyces puniciscabiei genome and harbors:
- a CDS encoding DDE-type integrase/transposase/recombinase translates to MTAAVAWDLSPGNEFVVNGVPWTVEAFQPQVGKVVLVRPEHEAWKTSVRQLMHHPNIRPSTRTRKDLPAASRGRQPKGVLDLPPSKRPLVMLRVDHLREVETGFRSGDPLNALPGEPKPQYDPNSTTLTERRHAKVRELRQDTIRNPDLAAAHCLDKVSYRTLIRWDLDRRRFGPVGCADDRWLREATGRQISAAVREAIFAVRHETLHRSKLTAKDRERLIHQYVREEFGKDEPVPSYETLRVVWKEWFGSTGARQRYAVSAARAQAVATGRHVVVSRPGQVVALDTTVLPVKVREQVFGDPVSVHLTLALDVYTHSIVAFRLTLVSDTSVDVAMILRDVMMPLPMRPDWGEEMAWAYPGVLGSVIAEFTDGKVAGLPFFAPETVTTDHGSVYKNHHLIEVQRVIGATIRPSRVLRPTDKQAVERAFGAIQSLLFRILPGYQGVDSSDRGIDPESDACITVAEMEHLIATWVVRIWQNRRFGSYAPSWDPAGDHSPNTLVAASMAQGGFALQIPPAELYYQLLPTHRVMIHGRRGVKIRNLWYDGEALNEWRFRPSGRGGAAKNKYVFHRDPRDPCFVFFQDPLTHEWHQLRWVGLPDEGRMPAFSDARVRQVMRELRNQGLKPKSDKDLLPLLLDLIGSNVPVDQWPTRMTKAQRTEHAREEAQATAAAADRPKPSPAPACADEVAPFVPRQGGEVDNVVTLRWRERAEQGRAAIDGERRRRREAVSEEPAATSTLGQRLRGRSLMDLLDDEDESAAEPGGQP
- a CDS encoding TnsA-like heteromeric transposase endonuclease subunit, with translation MAPQPPLLDHSPVGASSATVPWSDTSTLRDLARMHAISADAVSQLAMPSDWTARWTTAWRFGRTLVGCTVRNLGEVDVLSSVPVRRFTWRTDQWHRPGLGYLVSTDRHHGFESFEEELLLLAADFSGSLVEALTQPFRLRFQSVNGSVEHIPDYLLLTDDTPWLIDVRPSARIEPEDEVKFAAAAEVALVAGWNYAVVAGWHDHVVGLIDTLSAGRRHLTDPLRLQEQLLLAAEDGPQPFGTLVRRCSLEAVARAHAIHLLWHRQLGLQISGPLTDASTIRLSLSRRPASGSW